A single region of the Brachypodium distachyon strain Bd21 chromosome 3, Brachypodium_distachyon_v3.0, whole genome shotgun sequence genome encodes:
- the LOC100822972 gene encoding uncharacterized protein LOC100822972: MAPQLLGYYWVSSWPRFPHVPPWPRASHAQRRVVLRLATPRRRTCAVRVVADAGPALALDRGARAVESQFPTEDEEGNDEDDEAVGERERMRRMRISQANKGNTPWNKGRKHSPETLQRIRERTRLAMQDPKVKKKLMNLGHAQSEETKIKISLGVRRGWNLRLQKLMVQDGCFVEWRDMIADAARKGFAGGDAYDWNSHTILTEQLRQEWLEKVQKRRSMPRPTGNRRAPKTPEQKRKIAEAIAAKWLDQDYRERVCSAINSYHGSSAGSKVPRKPRFPKEPGAKSESVKKKPFQHTAVRAVALEDAHVKNATVKRKKSTTPYKDPMAGAKLEMITKIRAQRTSLEIEKKEAIKRARSLILEAEKATDALETVAATNPFAQASLIEARKLVTQARISLECVDDEGPAENCCEHPSEDSAVSEPRNYDLENQNDVITQENKTVNGMTLPPSSINGMDFYQRIENSMERAYLLPSASSTAQDVNGRLGVNDLYGSQPSVSDDQIDQIAAEITEKFPAEPPEDASSPASKSKMRWVRGRLVEVEE; the protein is encoded by the exons ATGGCGCCGCAGCTCCTGGGCTACTACTGGGTCTCATCCTGGCCGCGCTTCCCTCATGTGCCCCCGTGGCCCCGCGCTTCCCACGCCCAGCGTCGTGTGGTGCTGCGCCTCGCGACGCCCCGCCGGCGCACCTGCGCCGTCAGAGTGGTCGCGGACGCGGGCCCGGCGCTGGCCCTGGACCGCGGCGCCAGGGCGGTGGAGAGCCAGTTCCCAACGGAAGATGAGGAGGGGAACGATGAAGACGACGAGGCAGTgggcgagagggagaggatgaGGCGGATGCGGATATCGCAGGCGAACAAGGGGAACACGCCGTGGAACAAGGGCAGGAAGCACAGCCCAG AGACACTCCAGCGGATACGGGAGAGGACCAGGCTTGCGATGCAGGACCCCAAG GTTAAGAAAAAGCTGATGAATCTTGGACATGCTCAGAG CGAAGAGACAAAAATAAAGATATCACTAGGAGTTAGGCGAGGGTGGAACTTGCGTCTACAGAAGTTGATGGTTCAGGATGGCTGCTTTGTGGAGTGGCGGGACATGATAGCAGATGCGGCTAGGAAGGGCTTTGCTGGAGGAGACGCCTATGATTGGAATTCACATACCATATTAACTGAGCAATTGCGGCAGGAGTGGTTAGAGAAAGTCCAGAAGAGAAGATCGATGCCCAGACCCACAGGTAATAGACGAGCACCAAAAACTCCTGAGCAGAAGAGGAAAATTGCAGAAGCCATTGCTGCAAAGTGGTTGGATCAA GATTACCGTGAACGTGTTTGCAGTGCTATTAATAGCTACCATGGTTCATCTGCTGGGTCTAAAGTACCACGAAAACCAAGATTCCCAAAAGAACCAGGTGCAAAGAGTGAGTCTGTGAAAAAGAAACCTTTTCAACACACAGCAGTCAGAGCTGTTGCCTTGGAAGATGCACATGTAAAAAATGCAACAgtgaagagaaagaagagtACAACTCCTTACAAAGATCCCATGGCAGGTGCAAAACTAGAGATGATAACAAAGATTCGAGCTCAAAGGACATCActagaaatagaaaagaagGAGGCTATTAAAAGGGCAAG GTCTCTCATTTTGGAAGCAGAGAAAGCTACAGATGCTCTTGAGACTGTTGCTGCAACAAACCCTTTTGCCCAAGCATCACTTATCGAAGCTAGAAAGCTTGTTACACAAGCAAGAATATCGCTTGAGTGTGTTGATGATGAAGGGCCTGCAGAAAATTGTTGTGAGCATCCATCAGAGGACTCAGCTGTATCGGAACCGCGCAACTATGACTTGGAGAATCAAAATGATGTGATTACGCAAGAGAATAAAACTGTTAATGGCATGACGCTTCCCCCAAGCAGTATTAATGGCATGGATTTCTATCAGAGAATAGAGAACTCCATGGAAAGAGCGTATCTGCTTCCTTCAGCTTCTTCCACAGCTCAAGATGTGAACGGACGTCTTGGGGTAAATGATTTATATGGCAGTCAACCATCGGTCAGTGATGATCAGATTGACCAGATTGCAGCAGAAATAACAGAAAAGTTTCCTGCAGAGCCACCAGAAGATGCATCCTCACCTGCGAGTAAGTCTAAGATGAGATGGGTACGTGGAAGGCTCGTCGAAGTAGAAGAATAA
- the LOC100840322 gene encoding uncharacterized protein LOC100840322, producing the protein MSSLTWKGSQAGSSNITRQILKCTRWQLEETTDFITCPYHYYCDSAYPGDFSPAIGVLAAVFAAYCLLSTASFAVAGIIRSSNASTSSTAFSGVIGRIKRKYLIPSGPFLLPLVLLVLAKGQRINGPVFPVARLGPALLLTLQASALAFPNEAEGDVRYAVLEASTVSGILHACLYLDAVVLPYYTGTDALRRSSRFSGECATCLCRMEPLVVGGATVLYRGLSKTALAIIFALCARMVCRIYGEERLSAWTRTALEAASWVFVSGDAVYLVGWALVEGVAAGVAAYGLVAGLVFLCVFGKVYRFLAWVDNRQVQWKPSLSCHNVV; encoded by the coding sequence ATGTCGAGCTTGACATGGAAGGGTTCCCAGGCgggcagcagcaacatcacCCGGCAGATCCTCAAGTGCACCCGGTGGCAGCTGGAGGAGACCACCGACTTCATCACCTGCCCCTACCACTACTACTGCGACAGCGCCTACCCGGGCGACTTCTCGCCGGCGATCGGCGTCCTCGCAGCCGTCTTCGCCGCCTACTGCCTCCTCTCCACGGCGTCCTTCGCCGTGGCGGGGATCATCAGAAGCAGCAACGCTAGCACTAGCAGCACGGCGTTCTCCGGCGTGATCGGGAGGATCAAGCGGAAGTACCTGATCCCCTCGGGCCCCTTCCTGCTGCCGCTGGTGCTCCTGGTCCTGGCCAAGGGGCAGCGGATCAACGGCCCCGTGTTCCCGGTCGCCCGGCTCGGCCCGGCATTGCTGCTCACGCTGCAGGCATCCGCGCTGGCGTTCCCCAACGAGGCCGAAGGGGACGTCCGCTACGCGGTCCTGGAGGCGTCCACCGTGTCCGGGATCCTGCACGCCTGCCTCTACCTGGACGCCGTGGTGCTCCCCTACTACACGGGCACGGACGCGCTGCGGCGGTCGTCCAGGTTCTCCGGGGAGTGCGCCACGTGCCTGTGCCGGATGGAGCCGCTCGTGGTGGGGGGAGCCACGGTGCTCTACAGGGGGCTATCCAAGACGGCGCTGGCCATCATCTTCGCGCTCTGCGCCAGGATGGTGTGCCGGATCTACGGGGAAGAGCGGCTCAGCGCATGGACCAGGACGGCGCTCGAGGCCGCCAGCTGGGTCTTCGTGTCCGGCGACGCCGTCTACCTCGTCGGTTGGGCGCTCGTCGAGGGCGTCGCGGCAGGGGTGGCGGCCTACGGGCTCGTCGCCGGGCTCGTCTTCTTGTGTGTGTTTGGGAAGGTTTACAGATTCTTGGCGTGGGTGGACAACAGGCAGGTCCAGTGGAAACCAAGCCTCAGTTGCCACAATGTGGTTTGA
- the LOC100840632 gene encoding uncharacterized calcium-binding protein At1g02270 isoform X1 yields the protein MTKKQRREASARRQQQQGRQRRRPPALLQARDERSVSCTTFNILAPIYKRMDSENCRESQNRANWFSRNEKIIDRLLADRSSIICLQEVWLGNDELVNMYEKRLGEANYMMFKLARTNNRGDGLLTAVHRNYFRVLNHRELLFNDFGDRVAQLLHVESAMPFWQNRSSSCVQQQSLIVNTHLVFPHDHSLSIVRLKQVYKILQYIEAYQEEHKLGPMPIILCGDWNGSKRGQVYKFLRSQGFVSSYDTAHQYSDSEEDAHKWVSHRNHRGNICGVDFIWLLNPDKCRKPLKISWNEAVFGIIKYLLLQAASLSETNAFALLKADTPDDHITYSSFCQALCQLGMVHPDRVNSEELEDLWNEADRDRDGVVDYTEFQRCIWSPKCYSQEEEDDTETDVTDESIVTFQANDEAFGFTVKEAVLFPPEVEKGMWPENYSLSDHAPLTVVFSPVRMPCSPRTPRSP from the exons ATG ACGAAGAAGCAGCGTCGGGAGGCCAGCGcgaggcggcagcagcagcagggccggcaacggaggcggccgccggctCTGCTGCAGGCGCGCGATGAGCGCTCCGTCTCCTGCACCACGTTCAACATCCTGGCGCCGATCTACAAGCGCATGGACTCTGAG AATTGCAGGGAGAGCCAGaacagggccaactggtttaGCAGGAATGAGAAGATCATcgaccgcctcctcgccgatcgCTCCTCCATCATCTGCCTTCAG GAGGTGTGGCTGGGGAACGATGAGCTGGTGAACATGTACGAGAAGCGGCTTGGTGAGGCGAATTATATGATGTTCAAGCTTGCCCGCACAAACAATCGTGGTGACG GTCTTCTGACTGCTGTACATAGAAACTACTTCCGAGTCTTAAACCACCGGGAGCTGCTTTTTAATGATTTTGGAGATCGAGTTGCTCAGCTGTTGCACGTTGAGTCAGCCATGCCCTTCTGGCAGAATCGAAGCAGCAGCTGTGTCCAGCAGCAGAGTCTCATCGTGAACACCCATTTGGTTTTCCCTCATGATCACAGCCTTTCAATAGTTCGGCTGAAGCAG GTATATAAGATCCTTCAGTACATAGAAGCTTACCAGGAAGAGCATAAACTTGGTCCAATGCCAATTATCCTATGTGG TGATTGGAATGGAAGTAAACGTGGCCAAGTTTACAAATTCCTTCGTTCGCAAGGTTTTGTTTCCTCATATGACACTGCTCATCAGTATAGTGACAGCGAAGAAGATGCACACAAG TGGGTGAGTCATCGAAATCATAGAGGGAACATCTGTGGAGTTGATTTTATATGGCTTCTAAACCCAGATAAGTGCAGGAAGCCCCTGAAAATTAGCTGGAATGAAGCTGTCTTTGGCATTATCAAG tatcttcttctccaagctGCATCTCTTTCAGAGACAAATGCATTTGCACTTCTCAAGGCTGACACCCCTGATGATCATATCACATATTCAAGCTTCTGCCAGGCACTTTGTCAG TTAGGAATGGTCCATCCTGATCGCGTAAATTCTGAAGAACTGGAAGATCTGTGGAATGAAGCTGACCGAGACAGGGATGGTGTTGTTGACTACACAGAATTTCAG CGGTGTATCTGGAGCCCTAAATGTTACagtcaagaagaagaggatgataCTGAAACCGACGTCACTGACGAAAGCATCGTCACATTTCAGGCGAACGATGAGGCCTTTGGCTTCACTGTGAAGGAAGCTGTTCTCTTCCCCCCAGAAGTAGAGAAGGGCATGTGGCCTGAGAACTACAGCCTCTCAGACCATGCCCCTCTAACCGTGGTTTTCTCCCCTGTAAGAATGCCTTGCTCTCCGCGCACTCCTCGGTCTCCCTAG
- the LOC100840632 gene encoding uncharacterized calcium-binding protein At1g02270 isoform X2, with amino-acid sequence MTKKQRREASARRQQQQGRQRRRPPALLQARDERSVSCTTFNILAPIYKRMDSENCRESQNRANWFSRNEKIIDRLLADRSSIICLQEVWLGNDELVNMYEKRLGEANYMMFKLARTNNRGDGLLTAVHRNYFRVLNHRELLFNDFGDRVAQLLHVESAMPFWQNRSSSCVQQQSLIVNTHLVFPHDHSLSIVRLKQVYKILQYIEAYQEEHKLGPMPIILCGDWNGSKRGQVYKFLRSQGFVSSYDTAHQYSDSEEDAHKWVSHRNHRGNICGVDFIWLLNPDKCRKPLKISWNEAVFGIIKYLLLQAASLSETNAFALLKADTPDDHITYSSFCQALCQLGMVHPDRVNSEELEDLWNEADRDRDGVVDYTEFQANDEAFGFTVKEAVLFPPEVEKGMWPENYSLSDHAPLTVVFSPVRMPCSPRTPRSP; translated from the exons ATG ACGAAGAAGCAGCGTCGGGAGGCCAGCGcgaggcggcagcagcagcagggccggcaacggaggcggccgccggctCTGCTGCAGGCGCGCGATGAGCGCTCCGTCTCCTGCACCACGTTCAACATCCTGGCGCCGATCTACAAGCGCATGGACTCTGAG AATTGCAGGGAGAGCCAGaacagggccaactggtttaGCAGGAATGAGAAGATCATcgaccgcctcctcgccgatcgCTCCTCCATCATCTGCCTTCAG GAGGTGTGGCTGGGGAACGATGAGCTGGTGAACATGTACGAGAAGCGGCTTGGTGAGGCGAATTATATGATGTTCAAGCTTGCCCGCACAAACAATCGTGGTGACG GTCTTCTGACTGCTGTACATAGAAACTACTTCCGAGTCTTAAACCACCGGGAGCTGCTTTTTAATGATTTTGGAGATCGAGTTGCTCAGCTGTTGCACGTTGAGTCAGCCATGCCCTTCTGGCAGAATCGAAGCAGCAGCTGTGTCCAGCAGCAGAGTCTCATCGTGAACACCCATTTGGTTTTCCCTCATGATCACAGCCTTTCAATAGTTCGGCTGAAGCAG GTATATAAGATCCTTCAGTACATAGAAGCTTACCAGGAAGAGCATAAACTTGGTCCAATGCCAATTATCCTATGTGG TGATTGGAATGGAAGTAAACGTGGCCAAGTTTACAAATTCCTTCGTTCGCAAGGTTTTGTTTCCTCATATGACACTGCTCATCAGTATAGTGACAGCGAAGAAGATGCACACAAG TGGGTGAGTCATCGAAATCATAGAGGGAACATCTGTGGAGTTGATTTTATATGGCTTCTAAACCCAGATAAGTGCAGGAAGCCCCTGAAAATTAGCTGGAATGAAGCTGTCTTTGGCATTATCAAG tatcttcttctccaagctGCATCTCTTTCAGAGACAAATGCATTTGCACTTCTCAAGGCTGACACCCCTGATGATCATATCACATATTCAAGCTTCTGCCAGGCACTTTGTCAG TTAGGAATGGTCCATCCTGATCGCGTAAATTCTGAAGAACTGGAAGATCTGTGGAATGAAGCTGACCGAGACAGGGATGGTGTTGTTGACTACACAGAATTTCAG GCGAACGATGAGGCCTTTGGCTTCACTGTGAAGGAAGCTGTTCTCTTCCCCCCAGAAGTAGAGAAGGGCATGTGGCCTGAGAACTACAGCCTCTCAGACCATGCCCCTCTAACCGTGGTTTTCTCCCCTGTAAGAATGCCTTGCTCTCCGCGCACTCCTCGGTCTCCCTAG